DNA sequence from the Entomomonas asaccharolytica genome:
GCCAATAAAAAAGCGGTTATTGTAAGAATGATTTTTTAATAAATTAATGCGCTATATGTGCAATATAAAAGGGTAATAAATAAGTCGTTTAATAGAAGATTTTTTATGATTTTTATTAATACATTTTGTATTTGTAACTATTACAGTTTGTATTTGCATTTATTTAAGTATGCTTAAATTTTTTGTTATTTTTATACAACTAAAGTTATATTTTAGGTTGTATTTCTGCGTCACGCGCAATATTTAAAGTGTAGTTTGTCTCTGTTGTGAGACAAGGGTTAAATAGGTACTTTTAGTACATAATTAAGAGCAATTATTAGTATTTGCAAGTAATACAGAAATGAATTATACATTTACGTATATGTAACTTTAAAGATAAACTTTAATAGCAATGCTACTTTTATTAGCCATCGGCTAATTTTTTTTAGCGGAAAATATTAGCAATTAGCTAATTTATTTAGCAAAAGCTAATTTTTATTACAAGAATTTCTTTAAATAATCAGTAATAGTTTAAAGAAAATCTTTAATTTTAAACTCAAGTTTTCTTAAGTAGCAATACTAGTTTTTACTAGTAGTAAGAGAGCTATTTTTTTATTTTAATTCAGGTTTTATCAGGTTTTTAGAAAGTTCTATCCGTTACACATCACAACCAAAGAGTAACAAGGCTTTTAGTGTAACGCTAAACTAAAAATAGAGTATTTTGTAACGTTTACGAGTTTAACTCTATTCCTTATATAGCTTATATTGTAACGTAGTAACGGATAAATACCTCCTAATTAAGGGGGATAGAAGAAAAGAAAGAGAAATTTAAAGGACTTTTGTAGTTGGCGCATTAAGAGAATAACCGCCAGTTTATTTATTAGTATTTAATATTTCATCTGCTAGTTTTATAGCAAATTTTTTTAATTGCGTTACTGATAATTCTATTTCAAAGTCAAAAGAAGGATTGTTATTATACCTATCTTTTATATTTAATTTTTCTATTATATTTGAATCTACACAAATAGCCTCAATATGAAAATGACAAATACCGTTTCGTATTCGTCTAATAAGGTCTTTTAATTTGTATTCTTTATTATCTGGTAATTTTTTTATAAAGCATTTCTTAAGCCCCCAATGAGGGTAATCATTGAATATATCTTCTAAATTTTTATTAAAAATATCTTGATAAAGAGATTCTCCACTGTGTATTTGACTCGGTAAAGCTAATAAACCCAAACAACAGTTAAGTAGTAATGTTACATCATTCTCCGTTCGTTCCTGTAGGTTATTTAATATATCCTTTGTTCTACTAATAAAATCTATTTTTATATTAGTGTATTCCGTCATCTATTTTCTCCTAAATATATTATTTTGTTATATTAAAATTATATGGTGCTATATAGCCATGATCTCTATTATAAATAATATAGTTACTCCACCATTGCATAATATTTATTCTTTCCTCTAAATGTTTAGCTTTATGAATATAGGCGGCTCTTACATTATTGCGCTCTAGGTGACTCATTTGGCGTTCAATAGCGTCTTCACTAAATAGACCGCTTTCTATTAATGCGCTACATGCAAGTGATCTAAAACCATGCCCGCATATTTCGGTTTTGGTGTCATAACCTACTTTTCTAAGTGCTTCGTTTATGGCATTTTCGGAAATGGGTTTTATACCATTGTAAGTAAATATTAGATCATAGTTGCCTGTTATTTCTTTTAGTTCAGTAAGTAAGGTTACCACTTGCTCTGATAAAGGTACTATATGGGCGGTCATCATCTTCGCCCCTCTATCTGCGAATCTTACTCCCTCGATTGCTTCTCTAGTTTCGGGAATAATCCATACTTTGTTAGTAAAGTCTATTTCATCCCATCGGGCGAACCTTAATTCGCTAGACCTTACAAAAGTATGTAAGGTTATTAGTAAGGCGTATTTAGTAACGGGATAATGGGGATAGCTATATAAGCGTTCGGCTAGTTCTTGTAAGCGGTCAATATTTAAAGCGGGGCGGTGGTCTGCTTTTCTTTCTATATCTAAACCTACTAAGTCAAGGGCAGGGTTAATAGTTATTATTCCTCTAATAACTGCTAATCTCATGATTTTAACTAGGGTTTGCCTTACTGTTTTAGCTACATCAAAATATTGTTGTTTCATTGCTTTTTGAATGGGTTGCATTAAGTCAGTAAAGGTTATAGTTGTAATATCTCTTTTCCCTAAGCTATCTAGTATGTAATTTTCTATTATTCTAGTCATTTTAGCAGTATGTACAGGTTTCCATTTTTTACTATCGGCTGTTTGTTTTAACCATTCCCTTGCTAATGGTTCAAATGTATTTTTATTATCAGTAACTAACTTAACTTTTTGCTTCTCTTGAAAGGGGTCTATCCCTTTAGCTAATAAGCCTTTTATTTCTTCCCTTTTGGCTCTAGCGTCTTTTAATGAGGTACTAGGATAATCGCCTACAGTAATTAATGATTCTCTACCATCAGGCTTATTATATTTAATTTTCCATACCTTACTTCCACTAGGGGCAATGGATAAGAAAAGGCCGCCACCATCAAATAACTTAAGATACTTTTTATTATCCACTTTAGTGTTGTTAATTTTTGTATCTGTTAAGGGGGTTATTAGTCTAGCCATTATTTAAAATCCTTTAAGGGTTAGATTATTTAACCCCTATATTAACCCCTATTATTATAGGCTGTCTATAGCGCTATACACATCCGCCATGATACATTATCCTTATATATCAATTGATATACCTAGCTTTATATATAATCATGGATTAACATAAATAATTGTTCGAGGCTCGTCCGTTGCGCCATTATAAAAAGCCAGTAATGTTAATTACTGGCTTTTTTATTTGTTCTAAATATTTTCTAAAAGTACCAAATATAACCATCTTTAATTCTTTTGATAAATCATTTCATTTAATTTAGATAATATACAATCACCAAAACCACCTTGAGCCTTAAAGTCTTGCCTACAGCTTGTGTACACCCTTGGCTTGTTTGTCCATGCTATTTCAACACCTGTTGCTATGAGTGCATCAATCAGTGCTTGATCTTCACTGCATTTTAAAGGTTGAAAGCCGCCAACACTTAAGTAAGCTTCTGTCGTTAGCCCAAGATTAGCACCATGCACATGACGATGATTTTCTTTATCATTATAATTGTCAAAAAAATCCTGTTTTATAATGGGAGCATATTCACCATATTGTTCCCAATCAGATACTTCTACTGTTCCACAAACTACTGAACTATTTAATGCTAATTGATCTACTAACCATGAGTCAGACACAATTGTATCTGCATCAGTAAACGCTAACCAATTAACTTGTTTCTGAATAAGATAACTTACGCCTACTCTACGAGCCAGTCCAACATTACGAACATTACATATTATATGATCTAATTTGAATTCTTTAACAATATCTAAACTTCCATCAGTGCAACTATCTAATACAATCACTATATGAGTATGTCTATTTAAATCAGGATGATTAATCGCTCGAATAAGGGAGATTAAACAGTTATATAAACGTGCCTCTTCATTATGAACGGGAATTGTAATACCTATCATATATACCTCTTAGTCGCACTTGCACCAACTATCAATTAAAAATAATTTATCTTTATGTGTTAGTTGATGACGAAGATTATGAGTTTGACTTACTAGCTGATGTATGTGTTGTGTATCTTGGAGACGATCATGACAATCAGGTAGCCAATTGCAAAATATTAGCTCACCATCTACCGCTAAAGAATTTACACAGCAACTAATAATTAATTTAAGATCATCATCCGTCAGATAGTAGGCAAACTCACTAACTACAATAAGATCAAACTTTGCTTTAGTATCAGCAGGCCACTGTGCAGGTAAATCTAAGCATCTAAATTCAACATGGCTTTGCTCAGCCAATTTCTCTTTTGCTATTTCCAGTGCAATTGAGGAGAAATCAAAGCCAAGTAAAAAATTACAACGTTTGCTTAGTAACTCTGTGTTAAACCCTGTACCACAACCTAACTCCAATATTTGGTTATAATGTTGTTTAATTAGACAGGCATTAATTAAATGACGTTTACGTTTTTCATACCAGTCATCCTCATTTTGCCAAGGTTTATCGCTAGATTGATATAGCTGATCAAAATACTGTGCATCTAACATCATATAAATACAACCTCATAGGGTCTGGTAAAACGGTCTATAACGTAATAGGGTAAAATAGGGGTAGTGGGTACGTTTTTATCAACAGTTGTTTGACTTTGAAAAGCGAATAAAGCCTCTTTTTTACGCATTTGTAGCGTTTTATCTAACTCTATTACTCTCGCTCTTTGCCAAGGAATACGATTCTCTTTTGGATTAGCCCAATGCCACATCCATATGGGGGTTTGAATTAATGGAATATTGAGCTTATTAGTTACTGTAACGGCTACTTCTGTTACCGCTTCATGGTCTGGATGGCCGTCTAATATCCAAGGGCTAAGCACAATATCATCAATAGTTAATAGGGAAATTAGTTTCTGGCTTAATATTTTCTTATATTTTTGTACTTCACCATCAGGGATTTCTAAGCGCTCAATATCACATTGAATATTCAACAACTGTAATGCTGTATCAGATTCTTTTGGCCTTACCTCTTTTAATTTGGTGGTTGTCCAATACACAGAATTTTGATGGCTTGCTTCTCCATCTGTTACAGCGATAATCAATATAGGAATCTCTATTTGGCTTAATAACGCTAAAATTCCTCCACAAGCTAATACCTCATCATCTGGATGGGGAGCAAGGAGTACTACACGTTGTTTCTGCCCTACTAAATACTGTGCGCTGATAGAGGCTAGTTTTAAACTATCTAACCATTGTTTCCATTCATTTTCAGAAGTGCCTTTTCCAAAAATTAGCCTATCTTCATCTAGAGTTGCCACTGCTCATTACCCCTTGCTAAAACTAGCTCTGCCAAATTAGCTTGATCAAATTCGGCATGACTTTGTCGGATAAAGACAGGGATATCAGCCATTAATTGTGCAAAATCATTATCTAAGCAAAAAGGAACAGCTCCTAATGCCCGCGAAGCACGACATAAAATTTCTTCAGCCGCACTTTCAACCGATAAACGCATTCTAGAAATTTGTTGTAAATGATTACCTTCTGGTTGCATATCAATTGCAATGGCAGTGTCCCGAATTAGACTTAAATTAGCCGCTAATAAACTATCAATTGCTCCTAAATGGGCTAATTTATAGGGATTGGCTTTTTTGTTTGTGTTATTTTTTACATAGTGTGCAACTTTGCATAAAGCCCCATACCAACAGCTCGCAACCCCTGCGGCACCATATATAAATCCTACACGATTTAGGTATTCGTTAGCATTTCCAACAATAGTAGCTTTAGTATCATTAAAGGTAACATTATAACTATTGGTGTTTTTCATACCTACAGCTTGCCAATTACTGGTATCAATACTAATACTGGGATCATCTAACGCTACGGCAACTAAGTATTTTTGCTCTTCAAATAACACACTAACTAGCGCATGAGTGAGACCAACAGCCCCCGAACACCAAGCTTTAGTTCCTGTTATAGATACTTGTTTATTAGCCGCACATTCTGTGGTTTGACTGATTTCAACTTTATAATGCGGAGGCTCTGCGCACCAAACTCCCCATAAACTATCAGTGTTAAAGTTCATAGCATTTAATTCATTTAAGATAGCTTTTGCATCACAATGAGATTCATAAAATTTTGCTAAACTTAAATCTGTAGTTGCCATATGCGCTAGCACTTGCCATCGTTCTAATGTATTCCCTGATGCAGGTAATGGAATATCATCAAGTTTATTAATAACAATATATTTTAGAATTTCTAACGGTGCAGAATTTTTATGTTTTTCAATAATTGTATTCAAACCTTTAATAGTTTCTTCACTAGAAAATTTCATAATGTCTCCCTTTTATAACCAAATATTAAAAACAAATTGCTTGTTTGTTTGATACACTACTTGTTAAGTCTGTTAAATACGTGTCAAACCAATGTTGTGCATCTTTAGCAAGCACTTTTTCATAGAGCAATTTATGACGTTCTTTACGTTCTTGTTTCGGCA
Encoded proteins:
- a CDS encoding glycosyltransferase, whose product is MIGITIPVHNEEARLYNCLISLIRAINHPDLNRHTHIVIVLDSCTDGSLDIVKEFKLDHIICNVRNVGLARRVGVSYLIQKQVNWLAFTDADTIVSDSWLVDQLALNSSVVCGTVEVSDWEQYGEYAPIIKQDFFDNYNDKENHRHVHGANLGLTTEAYLSVGGFQPLKCSEDQALIDALIATGVEIAWTNKPRVYTSCRQDFKAQGGFGDCILSKLNEMIYQKN
- a CDS encoding tyrosine-type recombinase/integrase — protein: MARLITPLTDTKINNTKVDNKKYLKLFDGGGLFLSIAPSGSKVWKIKYNKPDGRESLITVGDYPSTSLKDARAKREEIKGLLAKGIDPFQEKQKVKLVTDNKNTFEPLAREWLKQTADSKKWKPVHTAKMTRIIENYILDSLGKRDITTITFTDLMQPIQKAMKQQYFDVAKTVRQTLVKIMRLAVIRGIITINPALDLVGLDIERKADHRPALNIDRLQELAERLYSYPHYPVTKYALLITLHTFVRSSELRFARWDEIDFTNKVWIIPETREAIEGVRFADRGAKMMTAHIVPLSEQVVTLLTELKEITGNYDLIFTYNGIKPISENAINEALRKVGYDTKTEICGHGFRSLACSALIESGLFSEDAIERQMSHLERNNVRAAYIHKAKHLEERINIMQWWSNYIIYNRDHGYIAPYNFNITK
- a CDS encoding acyl-CoA/acyl-ACP dehydrogenase — translated: MKFSSEETIKGLNTIIEKHKNSAPLEILKYIVINKLDDIPLPASGNTLERWQVLAHMATTDLSLAKFYESHCDAKAILNELNAMNFNTDSLWGVWCAEPPHYKVEISQTTECAANKQVSITGTKAWCSGAVGLTHALVSVLFEEQKYLVAVALDDPSISIDTSNWQAVGMKNTNSYNVTFNDTKATIVGNANEYLNRVGFIYGAAGVASCWYGALCKVAHYVKNNTNKKANPYKLAHLGAIDSLLAANLSLIRDTAIAIDMQPEGNHLQQISRMRLSVESAAEEILCRASRALGAVPFCLDNDFAQLMADIPVFIRQSHAEFDQANLAELVLARGNEQWQL
- a CDS encoding HEPN family nuclease is translated as MTEYTNIKIDFISRTKDILNNLQERTENDVTLLLNCCLGLLALPSQIHSGESLYQDIFNKNLEDIFNDYPHWGLKKCFIKKLPDNKEYKLKDLIRRIRNGICHFHIEAICVDSNIIEKLNIKDRYNNNPSFDFEIELSVTQLKKFAIKLADEILNTNK
- a CDS encoding class I SAM-dependent methyltransferase, coding for MMLDAQYFDQLYQSSDKPWQNEDDWYEKRKRHLINACLIKQHYNQILELGCGTGFNTELLSKRCNFLLGFDFSSIALEIAKEKLAEQSHVEFRCLDLPAQWPADTKAKFDLIVVSEFAYYLTDDDLKLIISCCVNSLAVDGELIFCNWLPDCHDRLQDTQHIHQLVSQTHNLRHQLTHKDKLFLIDSWCKCD
- a CDS encoding PIG-L deacetylase family protein, which gives rise to MATLDEDRLIFGKGTSENEWKQWLDSLKLASISAQYLVGQKQRVVLLAPHPDDEVLACGGILALLSQIEIPILIIAVTDGEASHQNSVYWTTTKLKEVRPKESDTALQLLNIQCDIERLEIPDGEVQKYKKILSQKLISLLTIDDIVLSPWILDGHPDHEAVTEVAVTVTNKLNIPLIQTPIWMWHWANPKENRIPWQRARVIELDKTLQMRKKEALFAFQSQTTVDKNVPTTPILPYYVIDRFTRPYEVVFI